A segment of the Bradyrhizobium sp. CCBAU 53340 genome:
CGGCGCCAAGGTCACCGACATCGTCGTGCTGGTGGTCGCGGCCGATGACGGCGTGATGCCGCAGACGGTCGAGGCCATCAACCACGCCAAGGCGGCCCGCGTGCCGATCATCGTTGCCATCAACAAGATCGACAAGCCCGACGCCAAGCCCGAGCGCGTCCGCACCGAGCTGCTTCAGCACGAGGTGCAGGTCGAGTCGTTCGGCGGCGACGTCGTCGACGTCGAGGTGTCCGCCAAGAACAAGACCAATCTCGACAAGCTGCTCGAGATGATCGCGCTCCAGGCCGACATCCTCGAGCTGAAGACCAATTCGGAGCGTCCGGCCGAAGGCACCGTGATCGAAGCCAAGCTCGATCGCGGCCGTGGTCCGGTTGCCACCGTGCTGGTCCAGCGCGGCACGCTGCGGGTCGGTGACATCATCGTCGCCGGCGCCGAGATGGGGCGTGTCCGCGCGCTGATCTCGGATCAGGGCGAGACGGTGCAGGAAGCCGGCCCCTCGGTGCCGGTCGAAGTGCTCGGCTTCAACGGTCCGCCGGAAGCCGGCGATCGTCTCGCCGTGGTCGAGAACGAAGCCCGCGCCCGTCAGGTCACCAGCTATCGCGCGCACCAGAAGCGCGAGAACGCGGCGGCCTCGATCTCCGGCATGCGCGGCTCGCTCGAGCAGATGATGTCGCAGCTGAAGACGGCGGGCCGCAAGGAGTTCCCGCTGATCGTCAAGGCCGACGTGCAGGGCTCGCTGGAAGCGATCCTCGGCTCGCTGGAGAAGCTCGGCACCGACGAAGTCGCAGCCCGCATCCTGCATGCCGGCGTCGGCGGCATCTCGGAATCCGACGTGACGCTCGCGGAAGGTTTCAACGCCGCGATCATCGGCTTCTCGGTTCGTGCCAACAAGGAGGCTGCTGCAGCCGCCAAGCGCAACGGCATCGAGATCCGCTACTACAACATCATCTACGACCTCGTGGACGACGTGAAGAAGGCGATGAGCGGCCTGCTCGCGCCGACCTTGCGCGAAACCATGCTGGGCAATGCCGAGATCCTGGAGATCTTCAACATCTCCAAGGTCGGCAAGGTTGCCGGCTGCCGCGTCACCGACGGCACCGTGGAACGCGGCGCCAATGTGCGCCTGATCCGCGACAACGTCGTCGTGCACGAAGGCAAGCTGTCGACGCTGAAGCGCTTCAAGGATGAAGTGAAGGAAGTCCAGTCCGGTCAGGAATGCGGCATGGCCTTCGAGAACTATCACGACATGCGTGCCGGTGACGTCATCGAGTGTTATCGCGTGGAGACGATCCAGCGCTCCCTGTAAGTCCAAATCTTACCGAAGCGCCCGGATCTATTTGAGCTGAAATTGCGGGAGTGCGATGGCCGGATTTTTTCCGGCCATCCACGCTCCATTCGTTTCAACAGGACAAATGACAATGCTCGTGTCCCAACGCGGGCACGTTGAGGTGATTTTCGACCATGCCGCGCCATCATCAGAAAAAGAGTTCCGCGCCCGGCGGCTCGCAGCGACAGCTGCGTGTCGGCGAGCAGGTTCGCCACGCGATAGCCGATATTCTGGCGCAAGGCAGCGTGCATGATGCGGACCTCGAAGGCCACATCATCACCGTGCCGGAGGTGCGGATGTCGCCCGACCTGAAGCTCGCGACAATCTACGTGATGCCGCTCGGTGGCCGTGACACCGAGCTTGTCCTCACTGCGCTCGACCGCAACAAGAAATTCCTGCGCGGCGAAGTCGCGCGGCGCGTTAACCTGAAATTTGCACCTGATATTCGTTTCCGCGTCGACGAACGATTCGACGAAGCGGAACGGATCGAGAAGCTTTTGCGAACGCCTGCGGTGCAGAAGGATTTGGACAAGGATCTGGACAAGAATCCGGATTCGGATCGGGAAGAAGAGCAATGATGGTGGACCCGGCTCACGGCACGATCGGCAGCGACGAGGCCGATGCGCGCGAGGCGCAGCAAAATAATTTTGCAGATGTCGGCGGCGGTTCTCAGCCGCATCAGGAGGCGCGTCGCGTCAACAACGACCCGCGCGCGGGCAAGCAGAAGGGCAATCAGGTGCGCCGCGACCGGCGCGACGTGCACGGCTGGGTCGTGCTCGACAAGCCGATCGGGATGACCTCGACGCAGGCCGTTGCCGTGCTCAAGCGGCTGTTCAACGCCAAGCGCGCGGGCCATGCCGGCACGCTCGACCCGCTCGCCTCGGGCGGCCTGCCGATCGCGCTGGGCGAAGCCACCAAGACGGTTCCTTTCGTGATGGACGGCCGCAAGCGCTACCGCTTCACCGTGTGCTGGGGCGAGGAACGCGACACCGACGACATCGAGGGCCAGGTCACCGCGACCTCGGACCAGCGCCCGACCCGCGAGGCCATCGAAGCCCTGCTGCCCCGCTTCACCGGGGTGATCGAGCAGGTCCCGCCGCGTTATTCGGCGATCAAGGTCCAGGGCGAGCGGGCCTATGACCTCGCCCGCGACGGCGAGGTCGTGGAACTGGCGCCCCGGCCGGTCGAGATTCACCATTTAACCCTTGTAGATCAACCAGATAACGATCGGGCCGTGTTCGAGGCAGAATGCGGCAAGGGCACCTATGTCCGGGCGCTGGCCCGCGATATGGGCCGGATTCTCGGCACTTACGGCCATATCTGCGCGCTCCGGCGGACCCTGGTCGGCCCATTCAGCGAAAATGACATGATTCCGCTGGATCAGTTGGAGGCTTTGTGCGATAGAGCCGCGTCCGGCGAGGGAAGCCTCGCCGACGCGCTGATGCCCGTTGAGACCGCGCTGGACGACATCCCGGCACTGGCCGTCACTCGGGCTGATGCGGCAAGGCTCCATAGGGGCCAGGCCGTTTTGTTGCGCGGACGGGATGCGCCCACAAGTAGCGGCACAGTCTATGTCACGGTGGCAGGCCGTCTTTTGGCGCTTGCTGAAGTTGGCAATGGCGAAATCATCCCCAAGCGTGTGTTTAACCTGACCGGCTTGACTGCCTCAACCGGTCGCAACGAGAGAAATTGACGATGTCGATTGCCGCAGAACGCAAAGCGGAAGTCATCAAGACGAATGCCACCAAGGCCGGGGATACCGGCTCGCCAGAGGTTCAGGTCGCGATCCTGTCGGAACGCATCAACAACCTCACCAACCATTTCAAGACCCACGTGAAGGACAACCATTCGCGTCGTGGCCTCTTGAAGCTGGTCTCGACCCGCCGCTCGCTCCTCGACTACCTTAAGAAGAAGGACGAGGCGCGATACAAGGCGCTGCTCGAGAAGCACAACATTCGTCGTTAAGAGTTCTTGCGCGCGCCACTGGCGCGCGTTTTAGCGCGTGGTTTCGAGCGAAAGCGCTTATTTCAGGGTTTTTGATCGAGGCTCACGCGTACGTCCGGTGCGGGCCATGACGCTTCGCATCCGGGGGCATGAGGCGAGAAGACCGCGGTTCGGTGTTCGCGCTCGTGCCGACTGACAGTCCAGCAGCAATCCGGCGGCTGGGCGCAACGGGCAAGGTGCCCGTATGACCCGAAAGGATGGACGCCATCCGACATCCAAAAACCATGGCAGGATCGCAGGACGCTGATCGCCCGCTCCGATCAGCGTCCTGCAATCTTGACATGGTTTTTGTTTTTCGAGCCGTCCCTTCTTTCGAGAACCCATGAAAGAAGACCTCTATGTTCAATAAGCATTCAGTCGAGATCGACTGGGGCGGACGCCCTCTCAAGCTCGAAACCGGCAAGATCGCTCGCCAGGCCGACGGCGCCGTCATCGCCACCTATGGCGAGACCGTGGTGCTGGCCACCGTCGTCGCGGCGAAGGCGCCGCGTGAAGGCGTCGACTTCCTGCCGCTGACCGTCGACTACCAGGAAAAGACCTACGCAGCCGGCCGCATCCCCGGCGGCTATTTCAAGCGCGAGGGCCGTCCGACCGAGAAGGAGACGCTGGTCTCCCGCCTGATCGACCGTCCGATCCGTCCGCTGTTCGTCGACGGCTGGCGCAACGAAACCCAGGTGATCGCCACCGTGCTGTCGCACGACATGGAGAACGATCCTGACATCGTCGCTCTCGTGGCCTCCTCGGCTGCGCTGACCCTGTCCGGCGCGCCGTTCAAGGGCCCGATCGGCGCCGCCCGCGTCGGCTTCGCCAATGACGAGTTCATTCTCAACCCGACGCTCGACGAGATGGTCGACACCCAGCTCGACCTCGTCGTCGCCGGCACCGCCGACGCCGTGCTGATGGTGGAATCGGAAGCCAAGGAGCTGAACGAAGACATCATGCTCGGCGCCGTGATGTTCGGTCACCGCCACTTCCAGCCGGTGATCAACGCGATCATCGAGCTCGCCGAGAAGGCCGCCAAGGAGCCGCGCGAAGTCACCGTGATCGACAACGCCGCGCTCGAGAAGGAAATGCTCGGCCTCGTCGAGACGGAGCTGCGCGCCGCCTACGCCATTCCGGTCAAGCAGGATCGCTACGCCGCGGTCGGCAAGGTCAAGGAAAAGGTGATCGCCCACTACTTCCCCGAAGGGCAGGAGCCGAAATACGACAAGCTGCGCGTCGCCGCCGTGTTCAAGGAGCTCGAGGCGAAGATCGTTCGCTGGAACATCCTCGACACCGGCAAGCGCATCGACGGCCGTGACGTCAAGACCGTGCGCAACATCATCGCCGAAGTCGGCGTGCTGCCCCGCGCCCACGGCTCGGCGCTGTTCACCCGCGGCGAGACCCAGGCGATGGTCGTGACCACGCTCGGCACCGGCGAGGACGAGCAGTACATCGACGCGCTGTCGGGAACGTACAAGGAGACGTTCCTGCTGCACTACAACTTCCCTCCCTACTCGGTCGGTGAGACCGGTCGCCTCGGTGGCACCAAGCGTCGCGAGATCGGCCACGGCAAGCTCGCCTGGCGCGCGATCCACCCGGTGCTGCCGCCGCATCACGAGTTCCCCTACACCGTGCGCGTGGTCTCGGAGATCACCGAATCCAACGGCTCCTCGTCGATGGCTTCGGTCTGCGGCGCCTCGCTCGCGCTGATGGACGCCGGCGTGCCGATGAAGCGGCCGACCGCGGGCATCGCGATGGGCCTGATCCTCGAGGACAAGCGCTTCGCGGTTCTCTCGGATATCCTCGGTGACGAGGACCATCTCGGCGACATGGACTTCAAGGTCGCAGGTACCGAAGCGGGCATCACCTCGCTCCAGATGGACATCAAGATCGAGGGCATCACCGAAGAGATCATGAAGGTCGCTCTCGGCCAGGCCAAGGAAGGTCGTATCCACATCCTCGGCGAGATGGCCAAGGCGCTCACCAACGCCCGCGCCGAGCTCGGCGAATACGCGCCGCGCATCGAGACCTTCAAGATCGCCACCGACAAGATCCGCGAAGTGATCGGCACCGGCGGCAAGGTGATCCGCGAGATCGTCGAGAAGACCGGCGCCAAGGTCAACATCGAGGACGACGGCACCGTGAAGGTCGCCTCCAGCGACGGCGAGGCGATGAAGGCCGCGATCAAGTGGATCAAGTCGATCGCGTCCGATCCGGAAGTCGGCCAGATCTATGACGGCACCGTCGTCAAGGTGATGGAGTTCGGCGCCTTCGTGAACTTCTTCGGTTCGAAGGACGGTCTGGTTCACATCAGCCAGCTCGCGGCCAACCGCGTGCAGAAGACCTCCGACGTCGTCAAGGAAGGCGACAAGGTCAAGGTCAAGCTGCTCGGCTTCGACGATCGCGGCAAGACCCGCCTGTCGATGAAGGTGGTCGACCAGACCACCGGCGAAGACCTCGAAGGCAAGGACAAGGGCGGCGAAGGCGAGAAGGCCCCGCGCGAAGCGGCGGGCGAGTAATCGCTTTAAGCCACGTCAGAAACACGAAGGGCGGCCGAGAGGCCGCCCTTTTTGTTTGTCGCTTGCTTCGGGCGATCCGCGCCCCCTCTCCCGCTTGCGGGAGAGGGTTGGGGAGAGGGTGCTTCTGCGACGAAGATCCCCCAAGAGGAGAGAGCCCTCACCCGGATCACTGCGCGATCCGACCTCTCCCGCACGCGGGAGAGGTGGAGCAACACCGCGTCAGGACGCCGCGATGTCGAACCGGTCGAGATTCATCACCTTGGTCCAGGCCTTGGCGAAATCAGCCACGAACTGCTGCTTGGCATCCGACGAGGCATAGACCTCGGCGAAGGCACGGAGCTGCGAGTGCGAGCCGAAGATCAGATCGGCGCGCGTGGCGGTCCACTTCACCGCGTTGGTCTTGCGGTCGCGGCCCTCGTAGGAGCCGTCGGCCGCCGGCGTCCATGCCGTGCTCATGTCGAGCAGGTTGACGACGTAGTCGTTGGAGAGCGTGCCCACCTTGGAGGTGAAAACGCCGTGCTTCGACCCGTTCGCATTGGCGCCGAGCACGCGCAGACCGCCGACCAGCACGGTCAGCTCAGGCCCCGTGAGCTTGAGAAGCTGCGCGCGATCGACGAGCGCCTCTTCCTGCTGCAGGAACTGCTGCTTCTTGCCGACATAGTTGCGGAAGCCATCGGCCCGCGGCTCGAGCGGAGCAAAGGAGGCCGCATCAGTCTGCTCCTGCGAGGCATCCATGCGGCCCGGCGTGAAACCAACCTTGACGTCGACGCCGGCGTCCTTGGCGGCCTTCTCGACCGCGGCTGTGCCACCGAGAACGATCAGGTCGGCTAGCGAGACCTTCTTCGCACCGACGCTGAACTCCTTCTGGATCGCTTCCAGCTTGCCGAGCACCTTGGCGAGCTGGGCCGGCTGGTTGACCTCCCAGTCCTTCTGCGGGGCAAGACGGATGCGCGCACCGTTGGCGCCGCCGCGCTTGTCCGAACCACGGAACGTCGAGGCCGACGCCCACGCGGTCGAGACCAGCTCGGACACCGACAGGCCCGAGGCCAGGATCTTGCTCTTCAGCGCCGCGATGTCCTGATCAGAGACCAGCTCGTGATTCACGGCCGGGATCGGATCCTGCCAGATCAGCGTCTCCTTCGGCACCAGCGGACCGAGATAGCGCTGGATCGGGCCCATGTCGCGATGGGTGAGCTTGAACCAGGCGCGGGCGAATGCGTCCGCGAACTGATCCGGGTTTTCGAGGAAGCGACGCGAGATCTTCTCATAGGCCGGATCGAAGCGCAGCGAGAGATCGGTCGTCAGCATCGTCGGCCGATGCTTCTTCGACTTGTCGAACGGATCAGGAATGATCGCGTCGGCGCCCTTGGCGGTCCACTGGTTCGCGCCGCCCGGGCTCTTCGTCAGCTCCCATTCGTACTTGAACAGGTTCTCGAAGAAGTTGTTGCTCCACTTCGTCGGCGTCGTGGTCCAGGTCACTTCAAGACCGCTGGTGATGGAATCACCGGCAAGACCCGAGGCGTGCTTGCTCTTCCAGCCGAGGCCCTGATCTTCCAGCGCGCCCGCTTCCGGCTCCGGACCAACCAGCGACGGATCGCCCGCGCCATGGGTCTTGCCGAAGGTGTGGCCGCCCGCGATCAGCGCGACGGTCTCTTCGTCGTTCATCGCCATGCGGAAGAAGGTCTCGCGGATGTCCTTGGCCGCGGCGAGCGGATCCGGCTTGCCGTTCGGGCCTTCCGGATTGACGTAGATGAGGCCCATCTGCACGGCGCCGAGCGGCTCGGCGAGCTGGCGTTCGCCGCTGTAGCGCTCATCGCCCAGCCAGGTGCCTTCGGGACCCCAATAGAGCTCTTCCGGCTCCCAGACATCGGCACGACCACCGGCGAAGCCGAACGTCTTGAAGCCCATCGACTCCAGCGCGACGTTGCCGGCGAGCACCATCAGGTCGGCCCAGGAAATCTTGCGGCCATATTTCTGCTTGATCGGCCAGAGCAGCCGGCGCGCCTTGTCGAGGTTGGCGTTGTCGGGCCAGGAGTTGAGCGGAGCAAAACGCTGCTGACCGGCTCCGGCGCCGCCGCGGCCGTCGGTGATGCGATAGGTGCCGGCGCTGTGCCAGGCCATGCGGATCATGAGACCGCCATAGTGACCGAAATCGGCGGGCCACCATTCCTGCGAATCCGTCATCAGGGCGGTGAGGTCCTTGATGACCGCGTTCAGGTCGAGCGTCTTGAATTCCTTGGCGTAATCGAACGCCTCGCCCATCGGATCGGACAGGCTGGAATTCTTGTGCAGCATCTCGATGCTGAGGTTGGTGGGCCACCAGTCGCGGTTCGCTGGCACGCGTTTGCCGCCCGAAAACGGGCACTTCGAAGTGTCGTCCATGAATACCTCCTCTGGTGGCGTCGTACTCGCGCCTTTGACCAGGTGGAATCACTCTAGGCGCCGCCTTCGATCAGGGGAAGTTGACTTTAATGATCGCTGCGATAGGTTTTTCTGATGATCAATCTCACACTGCGCCAGCTCCGCTATTTCGACGCATTGGCGCGCCATGGTCATTTCGGCCGCGCCGCGGAGGCCTGTTCCATCTCGCAGCCGGCGCTGTCGATGCAGATCAAGGAACTGGAGGAAGCGCTGGGCGGGCTGCTGCTCGAGCGCAGCGCCCGGCAGGTCGCGCTGACGCGCTTCGGCGAGGAGCTCGCGCAGCGCGTCCGTGACATCCTGCGTTCGGTCGATGAGCTCGGCGATTTCGCCCGCGCCTCGCAGGACCGGTTTGCCGGGCGGTTGCGCATCGGCATGATCCCGACGATTGCGCCCTATCTGCTGCCCAAGATCACCAAGAATCTGACGCGCATGCACCCGGAGCTCGACATTCGCGTGCGCGAGACGATGACGCCGCGGCTGATCCAGGAGCTGGTCGAGGGCCGGCTCGACACCGCCATCGTGGCGCTGCCGGTATCCGAACCCTCGCTCACCGAGGTCGCCCTGTTCGAGGAGAAATTCCTGCTGGTGCGGCCGGGCACGGATGCGGGCACGCCAGCGCCCTCGCGCGAGATGATGCGCGAGATGCGGCTGTTGCTGCTCGAGGAGGGCCATTGTTTCCGCGACCAGGCGCTGTCGTTCTGCAACATGCAGTCGGCGCCGCCGCGCGAGATGCTGGATGCGAATTCGCTGTCGACGCTGGTGCAGATGGTCAGCGCAGGCATCGGCGTCACGCTGATTCCGGAAATGGCGGTGTCGGTGGAGACGCGATCGGCGTCCGTCTCGCTGTCGCGCTTCCGTGACCCCGAGCCCTCGCGCACCATCGGCATGGTCTGGCGCAAGACCAGCCCGCTGGCGCGGCAGCTGCTGCAAATCTCCGAAGTGGTCTGCCTGTCGGCCGGCAAGGCGCGCCCGCGACAGGCTGCGCGCAGCCAGAAGGTTTGAGGCCGCGGTGTCAGATCCCATCATCCGCCCCGCCCGCACCGACGAATATGACGAGATCGGCCGCGTCTGGATGGAGAGCTGGGTCTCGACCGGCCTCGCCGAGGCCAGCAACTTCCTGCTGGCGAATTTGCGTGCCCGCATCCGGCGCGAGATCGAGGACGGCTGGAGCCTGTTCGTCGCCGACGATCAGGGCGCCATCGCCGCGATGTTGGCGCTGCATCTGCCAAAGCTCTATCTAGATCAGCTCTTCGTCGCGCCCAGCTATCAAGGGCGATCGATCGGTCGGCAACTGCTCGCGTTCACGCGAACTCAATTGCCTGACGAGATAGAACTGCGCTGCGTCCGTGAGAACGAGAAGGCCTGGCGCTGGTACGAGCGCGAGGGATTTGAGTTCGAGCGGGAGGAGATTTCTCCGGTGACCGGCTTCACGATGAAGTGCTACCGGTGGCAGAGACGCTAGGCGCGATCACGCGCGAAGGCGGAGCAAAGCGACATTGACCGACATGTCGCCTCGAACGCTCTCGATCGCCTGGGCGTAGTGCGTTGCTTATCCGAGGAAGACGCGCAATAAATCCGATCTACGCTTCCTGGCAATGAAAGGTTCGCTCCCGTCATGATCAAGCTCTATTGGTCGCCTCGCTCGCGTTCGTTCTCGACGCTCTGGCTGATGGAAGAGAGCGGGCTGCCCTATGAGCGCGTGCTGACCGACATTTCGACGGGCGCGCAGAAGGCGCCGGACTATTTGAAGATCAATCCGATGGGCAAGGTGCCGGCGCTCGCCGACGGCGATGCGGCGCTCGGCGAGGCCGCTGCGATCTGCGCTTATGTCGCCGATCGCTATCCGGAGACGAAGCTGGCGCCTGATGTGACCGACCCGCGTCGCGCACGGTATCTGCAATGGCTGTTCTTCTCGCCGAGCTGTATCGAGCCCGCGATCATCCAGATCTTCACCAAGATCGAGGTGCCGACCTCGACCGCGGCCTGGGGCAGCGCGACGCAGGTGTTCGACGTGCTGGAGGCTGCGCTCGAAAAGGGGCCGTGGATTCTCGGCGAGGAATTTTCCGCAGCCGACATCACGATCGGCGCGGGGCTGAATTTCGCGGTGCGCCTGTTCAAGATGGTGCCGTCGCGCCCGGCCTTCGACGCCTATATCGCGCGCTGCATGGCGCGGCCGGCGTTTCAGCGCGCGGAGAAGATCGCGGCGGGTTGACTATTCCGGGGTCTTCAAATCGTCCGGCCGCGGCATCAGCACGATGTTGTAGCCGGAATCGACATAGTGGATCTCGCCGGTCACGCCGCCCGAGAGATCCGACAGCAGATACAGCGCCGAACCGCCGAGCTCGTCGAGCGTGACGCCGCGGCGCAGCGGCGAATGCTTCTGCATGAACGCGAACATCGCTCGCGCCTCGCCGATGCCGGAGCCGGCGAGCGTGCGGATGGGGCCGGCGGAGATGGCGTTGACGCGGATACCGCGCGGCCCGAAATCGGAGGCGAGATAGCGCACCGAGGCTTCCAGCGCCGCCTTGGCTACACCCATCACGTTGTAATTCGGCATCGAGCGTTCCGAGGCGCCGAAGGTCAGCGTGATCATGCTGCCGCCATCCGTCATCAACTCGGCCGCGCGCTTTGCGACCTCGGTAAAGGAGAAGCAGGAGATCACCATGGTGCGCGAAAAATTCTCGCGGCTGGTGTCGGCGTAGCGGCCCTTCAGCTCGTTCTTGTCGGCAAAGCCGATGGCGTGGATGACGAAGTCGAGTTTGCCCCATTTTTCGCGGAGCACATCGAAGGTCGCATCGACGCTGGCGATGTCCTCGACGTCGCACGGCAGCACCAGCTCGACGCCGAGCTGCTCCGCCAGCGGCTTGACGCGCTTGCCGAGCGCCTCGCCCTGGAAGGTGAAGGCAAGCTCGGCGCCGTGGGCATGCAGCGTCTTCGCCATGCCCCAGGCGATCGAATGATCATTGGCAATGCCCATGATCAGACCGCGCTTGCCCTTCATTAGACCTTCCATTGCAAGACTACCTTCCGCAAAACGTGGATGGCCGGGACAAGCCCGGCCATGACGAGAAATTCAATGGTGTGTCAACGACGCCGTCACACGTCCATCCGGCTGAACACCAGCGTGGCGTTGGTGCCGCCGAAGCCGAACGAGTTCGACAGCACGGTGCCGATTTTGACGTTATCGATGCGCTTGCGTACGATCGGCATGTCGGCGAATACGGGATCGAGTTCCTGGATGTGCGCGCTCTCGCAGATGAAGCCGTTGTTCATCATCAGCAGCGAGTAGATCGCCTCCTGCACGCCGGTCGCGCCCAGCGAGTGGCCGGTCAGCGCCTTGGTCGCCGAGATCGGCGGGCACTTCTCGCCGGTGCCGAACACCTTGCGGAGCGCCTCGATCTCGGGCGGATCGCCCGCCGGCGTTGAGGTGGCATGTGGATTGATGTAGTCGACCTTGGTCTTCACCGTCGACATCGCCATGCGCATGCAGCGCTCGGCGCCTTCGCCCGACGGCGCGACCATGTCGTAGCCGTCAGAGGTCGCGCCATAGCCGACGATCTCGCCATAGATGCGCGCGCCGCGCGCCTTGGCATGCTCGAGCTCTTCCAGGACGAGGACTCCCGCGCCACCGGCGATGACAAAACCGTCACGGTTGACGTCGTAGGGACGCGAGGCGGTGGCAGGCGTGTCGTTGTACTTGGAGGACATCGCGCCCATGGCATCGAACAGCACCGATAGCGACCAGTCGAGCTCCTCGCAGCCGCCGGCGAAGATCACATCCTGCTTGCCGATCTGGATCGTTTCATAGGCATTGCCGACGCAGTGGTTCGACGTCGCGCAGGCCGAGGAGATCGAATAGTTCACGCCCTTGATCTTGAACCAGGTCGCGAGCGTCGCGGAGGCCGTCGACGACATCGCCTTCGGCACTGCAAACGGACCGACGCGCTTCGGCCCCTTGGTGCGGGTGATGTCGGCGGCTTCAACGATGGTGCGCGCCGACGGGCCGCCGGAGCCCATGATGATGCCGGTGCGGATGTTGGAGACTTCGTCGGGCGAGAGACCGGAGTCCTGGATCGCCTGCTCCATCGCGACGTGATTCCACGCCGCGCCCTGACCGAGGAAACGCATCGCGCGCCGGTCGACCACCGTCGAAGGATCGAGCGTCGGCGCACCTTGCACCTGCGAACGGAAGCCGAGCTCGGCATATTTCTCCGCCCGCGAAATGCCCGACTTCGCCTCGTGAAGGCTCGCAAGCACTTCCTGGGTGTTGTTTCCGATCGACGAGACGATACCCATCCCGGTGACCACAACCCGCCTCATGACAGCCTCGCCTAAATCGTTGTCTTCTTGGTGATGCGCGTTAGCCCAGGTTCACGCCCTGCTTGAACAGGCCGACCTTCAGATCCTTGGCGCGATAAATAATCTGGTCGTCGACCGAAAGCCATCCGTCGGCAATGCCGAGCACCAGCTTTGAACGCATCACGCGCTTGATGTCGACGTTGTACACAACCTTGCGGGCCTCGGGCAGCACCTGGCCGCTGAACTTTAATTCGCTGAGGCCAAGCGCTCGGCCGCGACCCTCGCCACCGGTCCAGCCCAGATAGAAGCCGACCATCTGCCACAGCGCATCGAGGCCGAGGCAGCCGGGCATGACGGGGTCGTTCTTGAAGTGGCAGCCGAAGAACCAGAGGTCCGGCTTCACGTCGAGCTCGGCGCGCACCAGCCCCTTGCCGAATTCGCCGCCATGGTCGTTAATTTCCGTGATGCGGTCGAACATGAGCATCGGCGGCAGCGGCAGCTGGGCGTTGCCCGGGCCGAACATCTCGCCGCGGGCACATGCCAGCAGATCTTCGTATTCGTAACCATTGCGCCTGTTGAGCATGCGGAAGCCTCTGTTCTAACCCCGATTGAGCGGCGTTTCTGGCAAAAATGGGCTCCGTTTTCGTTCGGAAAGCAACGCCTTTTGCCTCGTCAGCAGGCGCGAATGCCGAGTGCCCGATGGACCTGCGAACATGGGCTTGAGGACAAGGGCTTGCGACCCTGGCCTCAATGCCCGGCCGCCACATCAGGGCTAAGCGGAACCGCGCGCTCTCTAACACAGGCCTTTTCGGTGGCAAAGCGATCTCATGAAGGTAAAATGACGTGGCCTCAGGCCGGGTTCCTCTGCTAATTAGAACCACTCTAGTTGCGAGAAACTTGCATCTGCATCTACCTGTCCATATATTGCAGGTAGATAGTGTCCACGCGTGCCCAAATTTTGGAAATGAGCGAGAACAACGCGCCCCGTCACGATGAAGACGTCCAAGCGGCCCTTCTGTCCGGCCGCCAGCCGGCCCTGACCGGCTGCCCCTGGCACGACGTCAACGAAATGCTCCAGTCCGCCGGCCTGCGCCCGACACGCCAGCGCATGGCGCTCGGCTGGCTGCTGTTCGGCAAGGGTGCACGCCATCTCACGGCTGAAATGCTCTACGAGGAAGCGACCCTGGCCAAGGTCCCGGTCTCGCTCGCGACCGTCTACAACACGCTGAATCAGCTGACCGATGCCGGCCTGCTGCGTCAGGTCAGCGTCGACGGCACCAAGACCTATTTCGACACCAACGTCACCACCCACCACCATTACTACC
Coding sequences within it:
- the rbfA gene encoding 30S ribosome-binding factor RbfA — protein: MPRHHQKKSSAPGGSQRQLRVGEQVRHAIADILAQGSVHDADLEGHIITVPEVRMSPDLKLATIYVMPLGGRDTELVLTALDRNKKFLRGEVARRVNLKFAPDIRFRVDERFDEAERIEKLLRTPAVQKDLDKDLDKNPDSDREEEQ
- the truB gene encoding tRNA pseudouridine(55) synthase TruB, which encodes MMVDPAHGTIGSDEADAREAQQNNFADVGGGSQPHQEARRVNNDPRAGKQKGNQVRRDRRDVHGWVVLDKPIGMTSTQAVAVLKRLFNAKRAGHAGTLDPLASGGLPIALGEATKTVPFVMDGRKRYRFTVCWGEERDTDDIEGQVTATSDQRPTREAIEALLPRFTGVIEQVPPRYSAIKVQGERAYDLARDGEVVELAPRPVEIHHLTLVDQPDNDRAVFEAECGKGTYVRALARDMGRILGTYGHICALRRTLVGPFSENDMIPLDQLEALCDRAASGEGSLADALMPVETALDDIPALAVTRADAARLHRGQAVLLRGRDAPTSSGTVYVTVAGRLLALAEVGNGEIIPKRVFNLTGLTASTGRNERN
- the rpsO gene encoding 30S ribosomal protein S15, which encodes MSIAAERKAEVIKTNATKAGDTGSPEVQVAILSERINNLTNHFKTHVKDNHSRRGLLKLVSTRRSLLDYLKKKDEARYKALLEKHNIRR
- the pnp gene encoding polyribonucleotide nucleotidyltransferase, producing the protein MFNKHSVEIDWGGRPLKLETGKIARQADGAVIATYGETVVLATVVAAKAPREGVDFLPLTVDYQEKTYAAGRIPGGYFKREGRPTEKETLVSRLIDRPIRPLFVDGWRNETQVIATVLSHDMENDPDIVALVASSAALTLSGAPFKGPIGAARVGFANDEFILNPTLDEMVDTQLDLVVAGTADAVLMVESEAKELNEDIMLGAVMFGHRHFQPVINAIIELAEKAAKEPREVTVIDNAALEKEMLGLVETELRAAYAIPVKQDRYAAVGKVKEKVIAHYFPEGQEPKYDKLRVAAVFKELEAKIVRWNILDTGKRIDGRDVKTVRNIIAEVGVLPRAHGSALFTRGETQAMVVTTLGTGEDEQYIDALSGTYKETFLLHYNFPPYSVGETGRLGGTKRREIGHGKLAWRAIHPVLPPHHEFPYTVRVVSEITESNGSSSMASVCGASLALMDAGVPMKRPTAGIAMGLILEDKRFAVLSDILGDEDHLGDMDFKVAGTEAGITSLQMDIKIEGITEEIMKVALGQAKEGRIHILGEMAKALTNARAELGEYAPRIETFKIATDKIREVIGTGGKVIREIVEKTGAKVNIEDDGTVKVASSDGEAMKAAIKWIKSIASDPEVGQIYDGTVVKVMEFGAFVNFFGSKDGLVHISQLAANRVQKTSDVVKEGDKVKVKLLGFDDRGKTRLSMKVVDQTTGEDLEGKDKGGEGEKAPREAAGE